In Malaclemys terrapin pileata isolate rMalTer1 chromosome 14, rMalTer1.hap1, whole genome shotgun sequence, the genomic stretch CGGAAGCCATTTTAGAAGTTGGCGTGGAAAGTGAAGGAAGAAAACTGGGGAACTTAAACACTTCATTCTGTCACACTATGTGGCCAGAAAGGGAGAGAAgacaaaatgtttgaaataaagTGGTTCAGAAGCTGAAAAGATAAGGGGGAAGTGTCCTTTTACCAACACCCTGTTTTTTCCAAAACAGGAATTTTAAATCTGAGTTTCCATTAACGCCCATTCTGAACTTTGCTGACTACAACCTCCATTCCTCCTGCCAACTTCTACTCACATGAGGATCATTCTGCTCCGTAGCCACTTTATGCAGGTCCAGCAGGGCCTGGTTCAAGGTCTTCTCCAGCTGCAGAGCATGCTGCAAGACCTCCAGGCTGTTCCCCCACTCATCCCGCTCTGGCTTCTGTGAAATAGCCACCAAGAAGGTTAGTCACAACCCATACCTGCTCTAGCTCTGTTAATGTCTAGGCCCCAGTGGGGAATCTGTCCTGCTGCTCTTCACCTCTTTTCGCCAAGATGGTTATGGCCAATTGGTCAGCAGCCCCTTTGCAATGTAGGTCATTATTCCCTTTACTACTAGGGGTCTCTACCAACACCAATACTGCAATTCTGGAAGAGACACATTTTATGTGATTTCAAGACATTACAGCTAATTGATCTAGCCCACCAGGACAGGTTAGTACTAAGCAACAGCTCTCCAAGCTTATTCCCTCACTATGCTGGCTCATGCCTATGTTTAGATAGAAAAGGGTTCACATGCATTCTAGTCCCCTGTCCATAGTAAGCAGGTAGAGCCCATCACCTAGCTGACTTGATAATGTGTGTCCATCTATGGGAAGTTGTTACACAAAGCAGAAATGTATGATGCCAAGTAGAATTTGAACCCTTTCCCTACAATACATCAGCTTTGATTCCAGTAGTCCCTCCCCAGAGCATCTGATAGATCAGATGCTACACTGAAATGACTGtgttccccatcccctcaccTCTATGTCCTGCAGGACACTGCGTCCCCCTCGCTTGTTCTGGTATTGCAGAAACTTCTCTGCATGCTCCTTGTGCTCATGGGACTGCTCCATCAGGAACTGGGCCATGTGCCTCAGGGCCACATCATCACAGTCAAAGTAGCAAGACTGGGAAGAAGTACAAGATTAATATCTCAATGCCTGGCTGGGTGTGTCAAAGATCTTTGCTAGTGCAGAACTCAGTCCATACAGGCCTTAAATGCCACATATAGGTGTAATCCAATAGCAGTACTACAGGGTTAACAGAGTTTTAGTCCCACCTCTGGAGTAGTCTCACAGTTCCTTAATGCTCTTGTACAACTCCATCTCTGCAAAAGCATTTACCCAGATGAGATACTACAATCTTTGAGTAAGCATTTATAATTCTTCCTAGTACAAAGAAGCCTTAGCTACCTCAAAAAAAGTTTTACAGGAGTTTGTTGTATTATTTAGAGTAATAGCTGAAgtagaaaacagaaaataagatCCTAAGAACACCTCTGACTCACCATAGACATGAAGACATAGCTAGCACGCAGCTCCAAATTCACAACACAGTTGATAGCAGCCTCACACTCCCGGTGGAAGTTCTGGCGCACCTGAGACTCCATTACAGCACTTCACAGAAGAAAGGATAGTGAGCACTCACCAAGCTCTATCCACACACTGCTGAAACAACCCACCCCAGAGAAGACCTGGAAAGTGTTTTCCTCACAGCTGGTTTTAATACTGTCTGGAGCATGGTGTGGGTGTGATGGGTAGCTTCTGCCATCCAATGGAAATCCCTTCCACCTCAAGGAACCAATCAGCAATGTATTGCCACAGCATGACTCAGCAACTGGGCATCTGCTGCTCTGAAACAAGTTAGAGTTGCTgagctttgtggatgttttcctCCACTAGCATGGTCAGATGCCACCCTCcctggtgtttttgtttgtattgACCAAGAGATTTGAGCTACTGTGGAGAAAGCAGCAAACAAGTGTGATTTCCCCACAAGCCCCTGCTCTGAAGAGAAGCAGCTGGAATGGGGAATCTGCGGCTATGTGCCTACAGTGCACATGGCTTAATGATTTCTATGAATTCTGCTTTTGATTGTCAGTTTCTTGAATGCCAGAAGCTTTACATGATACCTGTGATTGTTATGCTGCCTTGGAGTCCCATCTCTCAGCATTCTTCTGTATCCCAAAGCATATCATTGTAGACACTGGAGCATGGACATGTAGATCTATTTGATCGCAGTGGAGTGGGTAGAGGAGACACAACACTGAGAAAGACAGGAACACCAGGGTAATGGCAGGACATGGTCCACACTGTTTAGCGGACAGCAGGACAGGGACAGAAGTACAGCAGCCTAGCCTGCCCAATGTAAGTTTTTACTTGTGGTTTCCCTGGTGGATATGTGGTATGTAGGGCTGACAACTCAAATTATATTGAATCAGCTCTATAGCAGGATTAGAGGTGGAAATGCCTGTGACTGATCTTCTGCAAGAAAGAAATTCAAGTCTCTCCGATTCCTCTGACAAACTAAAAAGGCCTATTTAAAGTGTATTTATTGGTTCAAGAAATGGCTGCACCTCATCCTCCTTGTTCCCTGTCTTAAGCAGATATTGATATTGATACAAATGAAATGAAGTGTACAGATATAAAAGAAGATCTGAAATCTCTTCCTCAGCTATCTCACTCCTGCCTGACGAGCAGAACAGCAGTTATCTAGACCTTACTGACTTTCCAGAACCACAGTTCAGAGATCTATTTTCTCTTCCAGTTTTCCAGTACTGGATGTGGTCTGTTCCAGCACAGGGACATCCTGTTACTTGTCTGGTCAAGGTCTTGTTTTCAGAAGCAGCACTGTGACTTCTCATGCCCTACTCATTTCATCTCTAGGAAGCGGGAGGAAATATCTCTCAGTGGTTGAATGACTGGGAAGCAGGAAAACTAACTGGGGATGAGGAAATAGATGTGCCTTACCCCCCATGCCACTGCTGCAAGTAATAAAATGGGGACCGTTGAAACAATGAAATATGGAGTTTACAATCAagtgtgtgggtgtgagagaaAACATACAGATAGAGCTGGGTCTTTTGGGGCACTGAAATAATCTCTATGTTCCCATTTCAGGACCTGAGTGTTACTGGAACCAGAACACTCCTGCATAGAAGAGAATAGGAAATTAAAGTGAGAGCAGACCCTCTGGAGCCTTCTTGCATAGAAAATTAAAGATAAGGGTATTAGCCTCTCTGTTCTGTATTGACGGGTGTAGACAAACTCTGGCTGTAATAAATCCATTGTGATTTCCTAACATCTATCTTTAGGGTCACTCAGTTCATTGTTAGAGGAGATAAAACAAGGATTTAGTCATGAAACCAGTAGATACATAATACCATTTAggttttattaataaataatggcTTATGTCTGTTGCAGAGCCGGTACGGTTCTTACTAGTCCCTGAATTCACTACCAAATACCAGTTATTTATGCTTATGTGATGCATCTTACAGCAGATGAAGTCTGTGTCCAGCAACAAAGAGAGAATGGATGGTTATGTGCCTGAGTGACAAGGCCAAGAAACAGCAGCATTTATTTATCCACAGCCGTAGGAATGCATATTACCTTACAGAAAAATGAAAGACCAGCCCCATGTCTTCAGAATTTATGTGCTAAGGCCCTCATTCTGCAAACGCAATGATGTCAGTAGAACCACTTGGGTGCTTAATCTTAAACACCCTCACACATGGAAATCTGTGGCAAATCTGGGAATTAACCCAGAACTTTTGAGTTCTATCTAAACGCCAGACACACataaaccatccttcctctgttgCCTAAAGCATAGGAGAAGGGCAGCTTACTCAAGTGCCGCAATTCCCAGCAGCCAGACAAAATGAAGGGCAGGTGGTGTAGAAGAAAGATTCGTGAAAATTTAGAGTGGGCAATAAGATTAATGACATTTTGCACCACATTGAGTTACTCAGCAGTGAGAGCCAGCCTCTTGGTCCCAATGTAGCTCTCCCACTGAAGCCACTTGCCTTGTTTCTTTatcacaaggaggagagagaaggtagCCACTGCCTATTTGTGAAAAATGGAGTAATTCTGTGTTCTATAAGGTCAACGTTACTCCTTTGTCAGGCCAAAGAGAATGTCCTTTGTTGTGTTTGCAAAGTGTCTTATGCAACAACTACACTCTAGAGCTGTAGCTGAAATCCACTATTCTCTCCAAGCACCACAACTAACACAGCAAGCTCCCATCAGTCAGCAAGAAGACTTGTTCTTAATTCTTGATGTTTAGATGGATACTACTATTTAGATGTGCAGATTGTGACTTGTCTTCATCTTACCCTCAGCAGCACTCACACTAGGGTTTAATGTCGGAACAGACAGTCTGTTCACAAGCAAGGAAAATATGTGCCACTGTCTAACGTGCACAGCAGTGCATATTATGGGGGAGTAAGGTGAATTATAGAGCACACCCAACTGTTACATGCTAACTGCCCCCACGTGGACAGTACTGGAGTGAATAAAAGGTACTTAGTTCACATTAACAATcctctttcaaacaggactataTTCACATCAGGTAGGTACCTTTTAGGTCACACTGGCAGCATCCAAACAGGGTAGTTAGCGCACAACACGTTGGAGTGTTCTGAAATTCACACACCACATCCAGCACACTGCTGTGCACTTTACACAAGTTCTCATGCTCATTTAAGTAGAACCACAACAGCCAGAGCTGGGACACATTTTCCTTATTACCCCACTCCTGAGCAGGCAGAACCAGATAGCCAAAGTTGTTCTTGCAGCTTTTTTTTAGCTCCCTGTCTATCACTCTGCCCAGAGGATGTTTGGGTAGCAGGCTTACTTCTGAAACTCATTATGCCATGAAACATTTCCAAGGTTAACCCTTATCTCAGCTTTATACAGTTAAGTAAACCTTGTTGTCAAGATAGGGACCAGAAAGTATTAGATCAGGTTGTCTGATGTGTCACTTTATGCAAATCAAAAGTAGGAGATACCTGTGGATGTTTCCTTCAGCGTTAGTCCCTCTGCCATATTGCAGCTTTGAGACTCCAGACATAACTGCTTAAAGAGCACACATCTGCCCAATTTTTGATGTGGAACAGGAGCAGATTAGTTGAGTCATTCTGGTTTCATTCCTGAAGAGCTAAGTAGAGTCACTGATTACAGTATGGGGAGAAACTGCTTATATTGATTATCTGTTAAAAAGGCCAAAGGGCCTAGCCAGAAGCAGTACTGGTCATTCGACTCTGAGGTCACACATTCTGTTCAAGCCAATAATCTTCTCCTGTTACAGAGGGTGTAGTGGGTCATATCCCATTGTATTAGCCTGGGGCACAACCTAATGCTGGTAGCTCATTATGAGCCAAGAGGTTGAAGCATCATTAGGTAAGCCTCTATTGTTTAAACAGTCATTCCATTGTCTCAGCTGTAGTCATGTCTACCCCAGCCTCTGTTTGGAAAGTTCAGGGTACTTACAGCCACTGAATGTTTACTTGAGCCTTGCCCCAGGCCAGGCCCTACCATTATTAGTCTCCAGTGCTCAGCATTACTCCGATATATTCCCATCAAGTCCCCCTTGCATCCTTCTCATGCTGAAGCTAGACTGACGCATTATGTTAACAATGGAAGCTACTTCATATCTGAGAAGCAAGATTTATTTTTGGATGGTAGAGAGATACATCTCCCTTACATTTATCTTATTATGAGATCATCTAGCAACAGCTAAATACGGTCAAAGATAATGGGCTCCTAACCTAAGTTCAGGCCTCTCTTGTTCTTTTAATTAACTAATACATAAGAATCTGTCTCTGCAGCCCAAGCTAACGAACATTATTTTCACAGATCTCCTGTCCTTTCCCAGAGTCCTAGTACTTTGATCGTGATGACATGGCACAGGGCCCAGTTCTTGAAGGAGCAGTTTCCTTCATAAGGACAGGGAGCCAGCAGCGAGGTTCCTGAGATATCAGGACAAGCGAGGGAAGCAGACAGGTGCAAGGTCAAGGTTCTGTTGCCTTTAAGCCCTATCTTCCTTTTCTGATTCTGTAATCACATGCAGGAGCATTCAGACTAAGAGTTAAGTGCACTGTTATGGGGTAAATCAAGCCACTTAGAGAATTTAAGACTTCAGGCTGGTTTTAAGTGAAACATTCAGAGTAAGGGGGAATGGTAGTAATtccaaagggggggaaaaaatccctacaCTACACATGGAATTGGTCTGCTGGGTTATTGGCACCAACCTGGAGGTATTGGCAGCTCAGTTCTCACCACATGGCAACATTACCAAGTCTATCACCTCTTTAAAACCACTGAAGTACAGCCAGATTGTGTGTTGGTCCATTTCTCTATTGCAGAGAGTTTCAGGATTGCCAGTAGGTGATGTAATCAAGCCCTAATTACTCCCTTGGTATAATCACACTTCGCAAGTCATTAAATAGATCCTCCACCATATATAGTGGGAGCTTTTCCCCCATAAGAAACAAAGTGGTTTATGTTATTCAAAGACAAGTCAGGCTTGGGGATTAGAGAACTTTATTCTCAGCATTTAAGGATTTGTCAAACTATTCTTTGCCCTGGATACAAGGTTCCAGGGAAGCATAAGGCATTCTGAGTCTCTGCTGTGCCATTCAGCTGCTCTCTCCCAGGGTGAGCTTGTCAAACAGGTACTCTCCCATGCCATTCTGGGGCACTCCCAGGTACTTCAGGTTGGTGACATGGTCTCCCAGCTGCTTGATGGCTTTCGCCTGCTTCTCCAGATAGTCAGACTCCAGGAAGTCACACAGCTGTAAGAGGAGACAGAGGATGGTTAGGTCTATGGACTCACTCTTGCTCTCTAGTATGTTGTATGGCATTTAGTAACCCCCATTTTGGGCATTGTGCCAAGAAATGGTGTTGAAACAATGAACTACAGGACAGTTCAGAGTCTCTAGTACTGTAAATGGTGTGGAATCCACTGTACAGGTAGAAGTAGCTAGGAAACAGGGTTGTTGGCAATGAGATTAAGATTATCTCAAATTTCATGTGCAGTAAATGGCTCATGTCACTTGAGAGTGGGGGCATTCACTAGTGACCAGGGTATGAAAACCCTGTAGTGGCAGAAATTCAGAAGCTAGCGCAGCTTCTCATCAACCTGGCATTTTTCCCTGAGCTTTGGAAGCTCTAGAGAGAGGCCCTTTGAGGAGTGGTTTTCAAGACACACAAAGGGCAGGTAGGCACCTTACCCTCTGGCTTGGAATACAACATATGCTCCTGCCCTTACCACTCAATGTGTAAAAGACAGTGAGCGGCATGTTGAATATTGCAGCATAAAAGGGATTTGTTCTTGTTAGTCCTGTGTATAAAGGGAAGACTTCTTAAacatggaggggggagagggtatGTGTGCATGGTTTTCTTGACCATACTCAGGTGAGGGTCATTTCTCCACTGGGCAGCTTGTATAGGTTCAAAGCCTGGCTACCTTGTGCCCAGGGTAGGAAATTAAACATACTGTGACTGTATGATATTGGATCTATGCATTGTTACCGCCCACAAACATCCCCCATTTCAGGGCTGCTTCAGATGGAGAAGTAAATCCCCCCAGACTGTCAAAGCAGCAATGCATGTAGTTACTGCCTTCACTCTCTCCACTACCATACTCACATGAGGGTCATTCTTCTCTATAGCCAGCTTGTGCGGGTCCAGGAGGACCTGGTTTATAGTCTTCTCCAGCTGCAGGATACACTGCAGGACTCCAGGCTGTTCCCCCACTCATCCCACTCTGGCTTCTGTTGGAGAATAAAACACCTCAGGGTGCTCACTGTAGAGTGTAATTTCACAACCAAGGCAGCTTTCCACCCCACCACTAACAGCACTGAGCATCCCTATATTTTCATATTCTATAAATACAAAGCAAAGTAGTTGCTTGTGAAGTGAGGGAGTAGATGGTCAGGTCACAGGTAAGCAAGCCTGTTCTGTGCTTTTAGCCAACACTGGCTCATGTATCATCACATGTCCATACTCACCCTTTACCATAAGATGGCCAAAGTCAGATGCTCCTGAACCATGCAGCTCTCCCTAATTTGCTACAGAGATCACTCTTAGAAGTGCTATGCCTGAACAAGGCCCATCACTTACTCCTAGAGAAGAGAATTAGAACTACACCGCAAGCACAGCTACGAACCCCATTCTCTGAAGTCCAGTTTGTGAGAGCCAGGACAGTGTTCCTTTGTTACTTACCTTGATGTCCTGCAGGACaatgagcccccccccccttgttctgATATTTCAGGAGTTTCTCAGCATGCTCCCTCTTCTCACGGGACTGCTCTTTCAAGAACTCAGCCATATGCCTCAGCGCTTCATCATCGCAGTCAAAGTAGTAGGACTGAAGAATAGCAAATGAATGTTTACTGATctgggctagagagagagaaaattctgGCATTTTATCTGGACTAGAATAGCAACCTAGAGACCTTAACCTAGGTTTTCAGCCTATTGTGTTAGTAGACTCTGTACTTGGCAAGAAACACTCCCTGTGCTTCAGGCTGTACAGCCAAGGAGCATTCATCCCTTTTGATGAACAGGGAATGGAAACAGAGTGAAACGAGGTGGCCAGAGATGACAGGGGAGCTTGGGCTAGAGCTAGGAATCAAAGCCAGACTTCCCAAGTCTCCCTCAGATAGCTGTATTAAGTTCCCAGCATTCAATCCTGTAAGAATAAACTCTCTAAATGACATCATTCTGCAGACAACACATTAGTCTTTCCATAGTCAACTCAGATTTATACAAATGGATTTCTGTAGCCCCACAAACTACATGCTATCCTCAACTGGAATTAATTAGAAATTAGGGACTTAGAAagtaagcttaaaaaaaaaaaaccacacaacccTTTTAGAAAATGAAGCCCATCTCTCTTAGAACATAAAGAGACAAgaatttgtgtttaaaaaaaaaagagaagaagaagaaacatttACCATGGACAGGTAGACATAGCTAGCATACAGCTCCAGGTTCGTCAGGTAATTAATAGCAGCCTCACACTCAGCATGGAAGTTCTGACGCTCCTGGGACTCCATTTCTAAATCTATCAGATCTAGCCTTAATTAACAATAACAAATATCAATAGACCCCACTGTGTTCAAACGTTGCTGGCATAAGCACACAGCCTAGAAACAGAATTCTTCTCTCAGCACAAGCTGATATAAATACTGCTCAGAGGAGACTTTACTGTGATTTACAGATACTACTGCCCAATGAAAGTTCCCTTCCTCCCCAAGACACCAATCCGCATTGTGGGTTTACAGAATTTGCACTGGTGAGTAGCTGACTTACCAGCATGAACGCTCCTGTTGCCATTATAcccccttgaaaaaaaaaaaaaaaaaaaggagggaataTAGAGACTCCCAGAACAGCACATTCAGCCCATTTGCTGGTTCTTGATCAATCCCCTCCAGTGGAAAAAAGGTGCAGAAAGAGGAGGTGATGCCATGATACCCAGTGAGTTCAAGCTCCACTGTTTCCCACATTGACCTTGTGAGAGATGTCAGAGGTGTTTAATCACTAGAAGCATGGCCTGCCATATCTGTAGCTGGAGTTACTTCTTGATGCATTCAAGAATCCCAGGATCTGTTAGGACAGAAAGTGTAGCATGGACATTTCATGATAAATGGGGACTGTGACATAGAAACAATGGGAGGAATCAGCACAGATGTGGTTCCCACCTCTGTCTGTCTTTCAGGTTCCATAGCCAATCTCACATACCCCAAACCCATGTGATTCATGCCAGTCAGTCAATGACTTCTTCTACTTTCCATTCTTCTACCCCTTGAAACAAATGTGTATAAGAAAACAGATTTGATCCAAAATCCATAGCAAGCACAGGCAGAAGCACAGAAAGAGAAAACACTAAAAACAGTCACCTCCATATACAAGCAGCCCCATTACTGTAAGGTGGTTCAGGGAATTCCATGGAATTTTCTAACCTTGTGTATGCGGCTGCATATTTAATAGCTGGTATGAGGGTAATGCTTTTATTCAGACTCTCTTCAGTAAAGGACCAATGTTTACTTTTCTTCAGACAAGCTATGCCTATCTAGTCTCAGGCATGAGTAAGTAATTTAGGCAGTGTTGTCCTATTGCGTTCCAAGAAGTGAGTTAGGTAGTGTTGTTTTAAGCTGGCAGAAATCTTCATCTCATTCCAGCCTTTTTGACCAGCTTTCCAGACTTCTGTGATTGTGTAACTATCCTGTCTAGTGCTGGAGAATATGGGGTTCATATTCTTTATTCCCCTCTGAAAGGGAACAGCTTCTCACTTCCTGCTGGACTTGCTCCTTGGGGCGATATCTGCCACAACAGAGGCTGGGTGGGCAGTGGGAGCAAATGTCCAAGCACAGGATGATGGAAAACCTCCCTGGAGCTCCCATCCACTTTATTTATACATGATGTAAACCTATCATGGCAGAAACATAGATGTGATATACAAAAGCAATGTAGCAGTTTAAATGCAGGTTATTTATCTCACTGTCTTTTCTTGGTCTGTTGGGCTCTAGAgcagcgtttcccaaacttgggccGCTGCTTgcatagggaaagcccctggcgggccgagacggtttatctgccgcatccgcaggtttggccgatcgcggttcccactggccgtggtttgctgctccaggccaatggcagctgctggaagcggtggccagtacgtccctcagcccgtgccgcttccagcagctcccattggcctggagcagcgaaccgcagccagtgggagccgcgatcagccaaacctgtggacgcggcaggtaaacaaaccagtctggcccaccaggggctttccctacacaagcagtggcccaaatttgggaaacactgctctacagaatCCAGTGTGAAGCTTTGCAGAAAGAATGAAGAGATAATCATCCAGAGAGTGGGTAAACAAAagtagatgggaacctgggaggcagtgaccatgagatagtcaagttcaggatcctgacacaaggaagaaaggagagcagcagaatatggaccctggacttcagaaaagcagactttggctccttcagggaactgatgggcaggatcccctgggagaataacatgggggggaaaggagtccaggagacctggctgtattttaaagaatccttattgaggttgcaggaaaaaaccatcccaatgtgtaggaagaatagtaaatatggcaggtgaccagcttagcttaacaatgaaatccttgctgatcttaaacgcaaaaaagaagcttacaagaagtggaagattggacaaatgaccagggaggagtataaaaatattgctcaggcatgcaggagtgaaatcaggaaagccaaatcacacttggagttgcagctagcaagagatgttaagagtaacaagaagagtttcttcaggtatgttagcaaaaagaaggtGGTTGAGGAAAATGTGtgtcccttactgaatgagggaggcaacctagtgacagaggatgtggaaaaagctaatgtattcaatgattttttttgccccggtcttcatgaacaaggtcagctcccagactgctgcactgggcagcacagcatgggaggaggtgaccagccctcagtggagaaagaagtagttcaggactatttagaaaagctgaacgagcacaagtccatggggccggatgcactgcatccaagggtgctaaaggagttggcagatgtgattgcagagccattggccattatctttgaaaactcatggcgatcgggggaggtcccggatgactagaaaaaggctaatatagttcCCCagatcttccttcttcccttttttaaaagatgggcactacaggccagtcagcctcacctcagtccctagaaaaatcatggagcaggtcctcaaggaatcaattctgaaacacttagaggagaggaaagtgatcaggaaccgtcagcatggattcaccaagggcaagtcatgcttgactAACCTAATTATTGAGATAACTGgctatggatgaggggaaagcagtggacgtgttattccttgactttagcaaagcttttgatacggtctcccaaagtattcttgccagcaagttaaagaagtatgggctgga encodes the following:
- the LOC128848565 gene encoding ferritin heavy chain A-like; translation: MESQVRQNFHRECEAAINCVVNLELRASYVFMSMSCYFDCDDVALRHMAQFLMEQSHEHKEHAEKFLQYQNKRGGRSVLQDIEKPERDEWGNSLEVLQHALQLEKTLNQALLDLHKVATEQNDPHLCDFLESDYLEEQVKAIKQLGDHVTNLKRLGVPQNGMGEYLFDKLTLGESS